One stretch of Candidatus Zixiibacteriota bacterium DNA includes these proteins:
- a CDS encoding HDOD domain-containing protein — protein MKESFSEQKEVKSAFDKTEGNLPTPNLVFQEIIHLITDPYSSIYEIVSLISEDPALSFKTLRLVNRSESQKGESLTSVKQALSVLSREEIKTLVLSTYVTPIEQEYQEFLFRHSLACACASRMIGRYLYPHKPLKLDILFTLGLLHDLGKLVIFSSYNQENNPEDNKSVLGKAKKSSNTPVIDHAEISAKFIAKSHLSGVLYQVVRFHHLPRQASSHKEAVMIIHLADYLANLLNVDLEHSSLSPTDEDCWTILGLEKTKILDYLSQLKNEFQKSEVFLRLSEAQN, from the coding sequence ATGAAAGAATCCTTTTCTGAACAAAAGGAAGTCAAATCAGCTTTTGACAAAACTGAGGGAAACCTGCCTACTCCTAATCTGGTTTTCCAGGAAATCATTCATTTGATCACTGACCCTTATAGCTCTATTTACGAGATCGTTTCGCTTATTTCAGAAGATCCGGCATTGTCTTTTAAAACTTTAAGGCTGGTCAACCGTTCTGAGAGTCAAAAAGGAGAAAGCCTGACCAGTGTCAAGCAGGCTTTGTCCGTTCTGAGTAGAGAGGAAATCAAAACTCTGGTCTTATCCACTTACGTGACACCCATTGAACAGGAATACCAGGAGTTTTTATTTCGTCATTCATTAGCCTGTGCCTGTGCTTCCAGAATGATCGGACGCTATCTTTATCCGCATAAACCTTTGAAGTTAGATATTCTGTTCACCCTGGGTCTTCTACATGATCTGGGTAAGCTGGTTATTTTCTCCTCTTACAATCAAGAGAATAATCCAGAAGATAACAAGTCGGTTCTGGGAAAAGCCAAAAAAAGCTCAAATACTCCGGTGATAGATCATGCAGAGATAAGTGCTAAATTTATCGCTAAAAGTCATCTTTCAGGGGTGCTTTATCAAGTAGTTCGATTTCACCATCTGCCCAGGCAAGCTTCATCTCACAAGGAAGCAGTGATGATCATTCATCTGGCGGATTATTTAGCCAATCTCCTTAATGTCGATCTGGAGCACAGCAGTCTTAGCCCGACAGATGAGGATTGCTGGACAATACTCGGACTGGAAAAAACAAAAATCCTCGATTACCTTTCTCAACTAAAAAATGAGTTTCAGAAATCTGAAGTCTTTTTAAGGCTTTCTGAAGCACAAAACTGA
- a CDS encoding cell division protein ZapA: MSQELQEDKKQTIKVNIYGQEYPIRSDADAAYVQQIAEYVDRKMKEVAEKVPARIHSQLAVLTALHIADEFFKEREDKEKKLSEVEEKTQSLIEWLDAKLIQE, from the coding sequence ATGTCGCAAGAACTTCAAGAGGATAAGAAACAAACCATTAAAGTGAATATTTACGGTCAGGAATATCCTATTAGGTCAGATGCAGATGCAGCTTATGTTCAGCAGATAGCTGAATATGTCGACCGGAAGATGAAGGAGGTAGCAGAAAAAGTTCCTGCCCGAATCCATAGTCAGCTTGCGGTCTTAACCGCTTTGCATATTGCAGATGAGTTTTTTAAGGAACGGGAAGACAAGGAGAAGAAACTGTCAGAGGTTGAGGAAAAGACCCAGTCTCTGATCGAGTGGTTAGACGCTAAGCTGATACAAGAATAG
- a CDS encoding flagellar protein FlgN, whose translation MEQQVLSLIKLIHKEVGSLENFLNLLTEEQECLINNRFGRLEESIIKQEQALIQAKQLEKERMKITSWLFKDFKIDQRKGSLTKLIQLLDSSHSSKLEELQKTLVDLHRKVEIQRERNEELIKDSMSYIDRSIKFLMEPSPVSYLRNPSHNQGKVMPPLVLDKVG comes from the coding sequence TTGGAACAGCAAGTTCTAAGCCTGATAAAATTGATCCATAAAGAGGTGGGGTCGCTGGAGAATTTTCTCAACCTGCTGACAGAAGAACAGGAATGTCTGATAAATAATCGTTTTGGTCGTCTGGAGGAATCGATTATAAAACAGGAGCAGGCCCTCATCCAAGCCAAGCAATTAGAGAAAGAAAGGATGAAGATAACCTCCTGGCTTTTTAAGGATTTTAAAATTGACCAGAGAAAAGGTTCCCTTACTAAACTGATCCAGCTTCTGGATAGCTCTCACTCTTCTAAACTGGAAGAACTGCAGAAAACCTTAGTGGATTTACACCGCAAAGTGGAAATTCAAAGAGAAAGGAATGAAGAGCTGATAAAAGATTCGATGAGTTATATAGACCGGAGTATCAAATTCTTAATGGAGCCCTCTCCTGTCTCCTATTTAAGGAACCCCTCGCATAACCAGGGCAAGGTAATGCCCCCTCTGGTTTTAGATAAAGTAGGGTAA
- the infC gene encoding translation initiation factor IF-3 encodes MRNIADKYIRINERIRVPQVRLIDTTGEQIGIVPTREALRMALEKGFDLVEISPTAKPPVCKIMDYGKFKYELNKKAKSAKKKQHVIQMKEMRLRPKIEEHDYQFKLKHIQEFLEKGNKVKVFVEFRGREMAHQELGHKIIQRLEEDLKDLGIIEQKAKMEGRNLSLTFMPKG; translated from the coding sequence GTGAGAAATATAGCAGATAAATATATCAGGATTAACGAAAGGATAAGAGTCCCTCAGGTCAGGTTGATCGATACCACCGGCGAACAGATAGGGATTGTTCCCACCCGAGAAGCATTAAGAATGGCTTTAGAAAAAGGATTTGACCTAGTGGAGATCTCACCCACTGCCAAGCCTCCGGTGTGCAAGATCATGGATTATGGAAAATTTAAATATGAGTTAAACAAGAAGGCAAAAAGTGCCAAGAAAAAACAGCATGTCATCCAGATGAAGGAGATGAGGCTGAGACCTAAAATAGAAGAACACGACTACCAGTTCAAGCTTAAGCACATCCAGGAGTTTTTAGAAAAAGGGAACAAGGTAAAAGTATTTGTGGAGTTTCGCGGCAGGGAGATGGCCCATCAGGAATTAGGTCATAAGATCATCCAGAGGCTTGAGGAGGACTTGAAAGACCTGGGAATAATCGAGCAGAAAGCCAAGATGGAAGGCAGAAACCTATCACTGACTTTCATGCCCAAAGGATAA
- the rpmI gene encoding 50S ribosomal protein L35, protein MPKIKSSRSARKRFKFTGTGKIKRNKAFRRHILSSKTTKRKRKLRKRVLVSKGDHPRIKKLITA, encoded by the coding sequence ATGCCCAAAATCAAATCATCCAGAAGCGCCAGAAAGAGGTTCAAATTTACAGGCACAGGTAAGATTAAAAGGAACAAAGCCTTCAGGCGCCACATCCTCAGCAGCAAGACCACCAAACGGAAGAGAAAATTAAGAAAGAGGGTCCTGGTCAGCAAGGGAGATCATCCAAGGATAAAGAAACTTATAACTGCCTGA
- a CDS encoding response regulator, giving the protein MDSILIVDDEEYILELYQKELRDEGYEVKLARNNTEALKMAEKENINLVVLDIKLSGEEDGLQTLTELKKQNKDLPVILNSGYSTYKNNFQTWLADAYLVKSSNLSELKNKIHTLLSR; this is encoded by the coding sequence ATGGACAGCATTCTAATAGTCGATGATGAGGAGTACATCCTGGAACTTTATCAGAAAGAGCTTAGGGATGAGGGGTATGAGGTAAAATTAGCCAGGAATAATACCGAAGCCCTGAAAATGGCGGAGAAGGAGAATATAAATTTAGTGGTTTTAGATATAAAGTTATCCGGGGAAGAGGATGGTTTACAGACTTTGACCGAGTTAAAAAAACAGAACAAGGATCTACCGGTGATCTTGAACTCAGGCTATTCCACCTACAAAAATAATTTTCAGACCTGGCTGGCAGATGCCTATCTGGTCAAATCCTCTAACCTTTCAGAATTAAAAAATAAAATTCATACTCTTTTAAGCCGATAA
- the rplT gene encoding 50S ribosomal protein L20, with protein sequence MPRATHRVATRRRKKKILKAAKGYYGGRRKLLRTAKETVVRAGVYAYRDRRNKKRDFRKLWITRTNAAARLFGLTYAAFISGLKKAGVMLDRKMLSEIAVKDLNTFESLVKLAKSSTGAA encoded by the coding sequence ATGCCCAGAGCTACCCACAGGGTCGCCACCAGAAGAAGAAAAAAGAAGATACTTAAAGCAGCCAAGGGTTACTACGGAGGCCGCAGAAAGCTGCTCCGCACTGCAAAGGAGACGGTTGTCAGAGCAGGGGTCTATGCTTACCGGGACCGGAGAAACAAGAAAAGAGACTTTCGCAAACTCTGGATCACCAGAACAAATGCGGCAGCCAGACTATTCGGCTTAACCTATGCGGCCTTTATCTCAGGTTTGAAAAAAGCTGGAGTGATGCTTGACCGGAAAATGCTTTCGGAGATAGCAGTTAAAGACCTCAACACTTTTGAAAGCCTGGTAAAGCTTGCCAAATCAAGTACAGGCGCGGCATAA
- the zapB gene encoding cell division protein ZapB, which translates to MQWESFEKLEQKIKQVLEQVDKLKEENDQVTNSYNILSSRFFEVEEKNRSLVKENIQLKAQIKEREESIKSKEEKVKRKIDNLLARIEGIK; encoded by the coding sequence ATGCAATGGGAGAGCTTTGAAAAGTTAGAACAGAAGATAAAGCAGGTTCTGGAACAAGTCGATAAATTAAAAGAGGAGAATGATCAAGTAACCAATTCCTACAACATCCTGTCATCCAGGTTCTTTGAGGTTGAGGAAAAGAATAGGAGCCTGGTTAAGGAAAATATCCAGCTAAAAGCTCAAATAAAAGAGAGGGAAGAGAGTATAAAGAGTAAGGAGGAGAAAGTTAAAAGAAAGATAGACAATCTCTTAGCTCGAATAGAAGGCATTAAATAA
- the thrS gene encoding threonine--tRNA ligase has translation MKKNPKWDDFVEWSARAGCKEKPDSYLIARLNGELKDLSAVIGSEPNYSVKLLTFEDPEGRTAYWHSTSHIMAQAVQELFSGTRLGIGPAIEEGFYYDFDKKEPFTPEDLEKIEKGMAEIIKEDLPFEREELSKYEASNLFREKGEKYKLELIAEFDSEKVSIYKQGDFVDLCRGPHLFSAGKVKAFKLLQVAGAYWRGNEKNPMLQRIYGISFPSQKELDDFLKRLEEAKRRDHRKLGRELDLFDIYDEAGGGLVFWHPKGALIRRLIEDFWVKEHYKAGYELLNTPHIAKLDLWKKSGHTDFYTEYMYSPMKIEEEEYEIKPMNCPFHILVYKSKLRSYKELPIKWAELGTVYRYERSGVLHGLLRVRGFTQDDAHIFCQLEQLEEEIIKLLDFTLFFLRSFGFQEYEVYLATRPEKYIGDPATWEKATEALKQALIKHNLPFKVDEGGGAFYGPKIDLKVKDLLGRAWQCTTLQFDFNLPERFDLHFVGKDGAFQRPIMIHRALLGSLERFFGLLIEHYAGAFPVWLSPVQISLLPITGEQHAYAREVKKILEQKGFRVRSDERNEKINFKIRESEVEKIPYMLILGKKEEGKKTVSVRRHGSGDLGEFSLEDIIAKIEQEIVSKQ, from the coding sequence ATGAAGAAAAATCCTAAATGGGATGATTTTGTGGAATGGTCGGCTCGCGCCGGATGCAAGGAAAAACCGGATAGTTATCTGATAGCCAGGCTGAATGGTGAGCTGAAGGACTTGTCTGCTGTTATTGGCTCAGAACCGAATTATAGCGTTAAGCTTTTGACCTTTGAGGATCCAGAGGGCAGAACTGCATACTGGCACAGCACTTCGCATATTATGGCTCAAGCAGTGCAAGAGCTTTTTTCAGGCACCAGATTAGGGATTGGTCCAGCTATAGAGGAAGGGTTTTATTATGATTTCGATAAAAAGGAGCCCTTTACCCCTGAGGATTTAGAGAAAATCGAAAAAGGAATGGCTGAGATTATCAAGGAAGACCTTCCCTTTGAAAGAGAAGAACTCTCTAAATACGAGGCTTCAAATCTTTTTAGAGAAAAAGGTGAAAAATATAAATTAGAGTTGATTGCTGAGTTTGATAGTGAAAAAGTCAGTATCTACAAGCAAGGCGATTTTGTGGATCTCTGCCGCGGTCCTCACCTTTTCTCAGCCGGAAAAGTGAAGGCTTTTAAGCTGTTGCAAGTTGCCGGTGCTTACTGGAGAGGGAATGAAAAAAATCCGATGCTTCAGAGAATCTATGGGATATCATTCCCCAGCCAGAAAGAGTTAGACGATTTCCTCAAAAGACTGGAAGAGGCAAAAAGAAGGGATCACAGAAAATTGGGCCGGGAGTTAGACCTTTTTGACATTTACGATGAAGCGGGAGGAGGACTGGTTTTCTGGCATCCTAAAGGTGCCCTGATTCGCAGACTGATTGAGGATTTCTGGGTAAAGGAACATTATAAGGCAGGTTATGAGCTTCTGAACACGCCCCATATAGCAAAATTGGACCTCTGGAAAAAAAGCGGTCATACTGATTTCTACACCGAATATATGTACTCTCCAATGAAGATCGAGGAGGAGGAGTACGAGATCAAGCCGATGAACTGCCCTTTTCACATACTGGTATACAAATCGAAATTAAGGAGCTATAAGGAGCTTCCCATTAAATGGGCAGAGTTGGGCACGGTTTACAGATACGAGCGCTCCGGGGTTCTGCACGGGCTGTTAAGAGTTAGGGGATTTACCCAGGATGATGCTCACATATTCTGTCAGCTGGAACAACTTGAAGAAGAGATCATTAAACTGCTGGATTTTACCCTGTTTTTCCTCAGGTCTTTCGGTTTTCAAGAGTATGAGGTGTACTTAGCTACCCGTCCGGAAAAATATATTGGAGATCCTGCTACCTGGGAGAAAGCTACTGAAGCTTTGAAGCAAGCCCTGATTAAACATAATTTACCTTTTAAGGTGGACGAGGGTGGTGGAGCCTTCTACGGACCAAAGATCGATTTAAAGGTGAAAGACCTTTTAGGCAGAGCCTGGCAATGCACTACCCTGCAGTTCGATTTCAACCTGCCGGAGAGGTTTGACCTGCACTTTGTAGGAAAAGATGGAGCCTTTCAAAGGCCCATAATGATTCACCGGGCACTATTAGGATCGCTGGAGCGTTTTTTCGGACTTCTGATAGAGCACTATGCAGGAGCTTTCCCAGTCTGGCTTTCACCGGTTCAGATTTCTCTTTTGCCTATAACCGGAGAGCAACACGCCTACGCCCGGGAGGTAAAAAAGATTCTGGAACAGAAAGGATTTAGAGTCAGATCAGATGAGCGCAACGAAAAGATAAATTTCAAGATCAGGGAATCCGAAGTCGAGAAAATCCCTTATATGCTCATCCTGGGTAAAAAGGAAGAAGGGAAAAAGACTGTTTCGGTACGCAGGCATGGATCAGGAGATTTAGGGGAGTTCAGCTTAGAAGATATAATTGCAAAGATCGAACAGGAAATTGTCTCTAAACAATAA
- the pheT gene encoding phenylalanine--tRNA ligase subunit beta: MKVSYKWLKELVDFDWSAEELADKLTFAGLEVESIESWGTSLDKVIVGQIKKIEKHPDAEKLSVCLVDTGRETFRIICGAKNVKAGMKAPLALIGAKLPAGLQIEKAVLKGVESSGMLCSEKELGIGEESEIIMVLEDALRIGDPLSTVLDLEDFILDIDITPNRPDALSMIGIARDVSALSGGKLKKPEFQLKEVEESASKWIEVVIDDPSGCPRYAARVIKDIKIEKSPFWLRRRLECCGMRAINNVVDATNYVLLETGHPLHAFDYNLFTSLPGNSKKVLVRRAKDKEKFFTLDGVERTLSPEVLLITDGSKPVAIAGIMGGMESEVTEKTKDVLLESAYFDPRVIRRGRISLELNTEASYRFERGADTNVIIKAADRAAYLMQNLCEGKVLKGVVDNYPEPIYPAKIPFRPERCSKVLGIGIGEKEIENILGYLELKISEKSSSSLLVEVPTFRPDLAREIDLIEEIARIYGFDKIESAFRAGGELFTAISEEEKLTRRIKNLLSGKGFFEVISNNLVDPVKMSRINPSKEAVRVLNPLNEGLSVLTTSLSFNLLSIISWNLNRKEKDLRIFELGKVFWSTEKNQPVERFKLEIALCGRKTPVFWGEKEKQTDFYDLKGILEDLLYELKIEGINFSPKVSNLFTEGMSFELQSQERVLGSLGKVNEEILKLFEIEQEVFLAELDFQALSELIPPAGFYTPLPKFPRVERDISMLVDEDKLCADLEKAIIDIGGKMVEKVHLFDLYRGAQVPKGKKSLAFAIWYCSEEKTLTDEEVEKVHKRIIEGLKTGFGAELRE, translated from the coding sequence ATGAAAGTAAGTTATAAATGGCTTAAGGAGTTGGTCGATTTCGACTGGTCAGCCGAGGAGCTGGCGGATAAGCTGACTTTTGCCGGTCTGGAGGTTGAGTCAATCGAGTCCTGGGGCACGAGTCTTGATAAAGTTATTGTGGGGCAAATAAAGAAGATTGAAAAACATCCGGATGCAGAAAAGCTTTCCGTCTGTTTAGTCGATACTGGCAGGGAGACCTTCCGGATAATCTGCGGGGCAAAAAACGTAAAAGCAGGAATGAAAGCCCCTTTGGCTTTGATCGGGGCAAAGCTTCCTGCAGGTTTGCAGATTGAAAAGGCAGTTTTAAAAGGGGTCGAATCATCCGGGATGCTCTGTTCTGAAAAGGAGCTGGGAATTGGAGAGGAATCAGAAATAATAATGGTTTTAGAGGATGCCCTAAGAATTGGTGATCCTTTGAGCACCGTCTTAGATTTAGAGGATTTCATCCTGGACATAGATATAACCCCGAATAGACCGGATGCTTTGTCTATGATTGGAATAGCCAGAGATGTATCCGCACTCTCAGGAGGAAAGCTCAAAAAACCTGAATTTCAACTGAAAGAAGTAGAGGAGTCTGCGTCAAAATGGATCGAGGTTGTAATCGACGATCCCTCAGGTTGTCCGCGATATGCTGCCAGGGTAATAAAGGACATAAAAATAGAAAAATCTCCTTTCTGGCTTAGAAGAAGATTGGAATGCTGTGGAATGAGAGCGATCAATAATGTGGTTGATGCGACCAATTATGTTTTGCTCGAAACCGGGCATCCTCTGCATGCTTTTGATTACAACCTCTTCACCTCACTTCCAGGTAATTCAAAAAAGGTTCTTGTGCGCAGGGCAAAAGATAAGGAGAAATTCTTCACTCTGGACGGCGTTGAGAGAACTTTGAGTCCTGAGGTTCTTCTCATAACCGATGGAAGCAAGCCTGTGGCTATTGCCGGAATTATGGGCGGAATGGAGAGCGAAGTCACAGAAAAGACTAAGGATGTTCTTCTGGAAAGCGCCTATTTCGACCCAAGAGTCATTCGCCGGGGAAGGATTTCCCTGGAGCTTAATACTGAGGCTTCCTACAGGTTCGAGAGAGGGGCGGATACTAATGTCATAATCAAAGCGGCTGACCGGGCAGCATATCTTATGCAGAATCTTTGCGAAGGAAAGGTCTTAAAAGGGGTCGTGGATAACTATCCGGAACCTATATACCCTGCCAAGATACCTTTTAGACCTGAAAGATGTTCAAAGGTCCTGGGTATAGGCATAGGCGAAAAGGAAATTGAGAATATCCTCGGTTATCTTGAATTAAAGATCAGCGAGAAAAGTTCTTCGAGCTTATTAGTAGAGGTTCCGACTTTCAGGCCAGATTTGGCCCGGGAAATAGATTTGATCGAGGAGATTGCCCGGATTTATGGCTTTGATAAGATAGAAAGCGCTTTCCGGGCTGGAGGGGAGCTTTTCACCGCGATTTCTGAAGAAGAAAAGTTAACACGAAGAATCAAAAACCTGTTATCCGGGAAAGGTTTTTTTGAAGTCATCTCAAACAACTTGGTAGATCCGGTGAAGATGTCCAGGATTAATCCTTCTAAAGAAGCGGTGAGAGTCCTCAATCCCTTAAATGAGGGACTTTCTGTCTTGACTACGTCGTTAAGCTTTAACTTACTCTCCATCATCTCCTGGAATCTGAACAGGAAAGAAAAGGACCTTAGGATATTTGAATTAGGGAAAGTCTTCTGGTCAACTGAGAAAAACCAGCCAGTGGAAAGGTTTAAGTTGGAAATTGCCCTTTGCGGAAGAAAAACCCCGGTTTTCTGGGGTGAGAAAGAAAAGCAGACTGACTTTTATGACTTGAAGGGCATTTTGGAAGACCTACTTTATGAGTTGAAGATAGAAGGAATAAACTTTTCTCCAAAAGTGTCGAATCTTTTCACTGAGGGGATGAGTTTTGAGCTTCAGAGCCAGGAAAGGGTTTTGGGAAGTCTGGGAAAAGTGAATGAAGAGATTTTAAAGCTCTTTGAGATTGAACAGGAGGTATTTCTGGCGGAGTTAGATTTTCAAGCACTTTCCGAACTGATTCCTCCAGCAGGGTTTTACACCCCATTGCCCAAATTTCCCAGAGTGGAAAGGGATATCTCCATGCTGGTGGATGAAGATAAGTTATGCGCAGACCTGGAAAAGGCGATAATAGATATTGGGGGAAAGATGGTGGAGAAAGTCCACCTTTTTGACCTTTATAGAGGTGCTCAGGTGCCAAAAGGTAAAAAGAGTTTAGCTTTTGCCATCTGGTATTGCTCAGAGGAAAAAACCCTTACGGATGAGGAAGTCGAAAAGGTGCACAAAAGAATAATAGAGGGGCTTAAAACAGGTTTCGGAGCCGAGCTCAGGGAGTAA
- the pheS gene encoding phenylalanine--tRNA ligase subunit alpha translates to MTFSERLEELEKAVIDRLESASTLRELEELKAEYLSRKGKFSLLLRELKELSAEEKPKAGESANSLKKKLDELLQSRLLALKEKEQKSPKEFFDYTLPGRRSWEGKLHPLTQVLDRIIEIFYGMGFEVAKGPDIETNYYNFDSLNFPQDHPARDMQDTFYLANDLILRTHTSPVQVRVFEKKNPPVKILAPGRVYRHEAINARSYCLFYQVEGFYVDEGVTFADLKGVLVAFVKEFFGRDVELRFRASFFPFTEPSAEVDIRCIICKGKGCSVCKYRGWLEILGAGMIDPEVFKAVGYDPEKYTGYAFGLGVDRIAMLKYRIDDIRLFYENDLRFLRQF, encoded by the coding sequence ATGACTTTTTCAGAAAGATTAGAGGAGCTCGAAAAGGCGGTAATCGATAGATTAGAATCAGCCTCAACTCTGAGAGAACTTGAAGAGCTTAAAGCCGAATACCTCAGCCGGAAGGGTAAGTTTTCTTTGCTGCTCAGGGAATTAAAAGAGCTTTCTGCAGAGGAAAAGCCTAAGGCAGGCGAAAGCGCAAATTCTCTCAAGAAAAAGTTAGATGAGCTTCTGCAGTCAAGACTCCTGGCACTTAAGGAAAAAGAGCAGAAATCTCCAAAGGAGTTTTTCGATTACACTCTTCCCGGACGCAGAAGCTGGGAAGGGAAACTGCATCCTCTTACCCAGGTCCTTGACCGGATCATAGAGATATTCTACGGGATGGGTTTTGAGGTGGCAAAAGGTCCGGACATAGAGACCAATTATTATAACTTCGACTCCCTGAATTTTCCCCAGGACCATCCAGCCAGGGATATGCAGGACACTTTTTATCTGGCAAACGATTTGATTCTCCGGACTCATACCTCGCCCGTGCAGGTCCGGGTTTTTGAGAAAAAAAATCCGCCAGTCAAAATCCTTGCTCCAGGAAGAGTTTATAGACACGAGGCAATAAATGCCAGGAGCTACTGCCTTTTTTATCAGGTGGAAGGTTTCTATGTGGATGAGGGTGTGACCTTTGCTGATCTAAAAGGGGTTCTGGTTGCTTTCGTAAAAGAGTTTTTCGGCAGGGATGTAGAACTCCGGTTCCGGGCAAGTTTCTTTCCTTTTACTGAGCCTTCGGCTGAAGTGGACATCAGGTGTATTATCTGCAAGGGAAAAGGGTGCAGTGTCTGCAAATATCGAGGCTGGCTGGAGATTTTGGGAGCAGGGATGATCGATCCGGAAGTTTTCAAAGCAGTGGGTTATGATCCAGAAAAGTATACCGGATATGCCTTTGGGCTGGGAGTGGATCGAATTGCCATGCTGAAATACCGGATCGATGACATCCGCCTGTTCTATGAGAATGATCTGAGATTTTTAAGACAGTTCTGA
- a CDS encoding flagellar assembly protein FliW produces the protein MEILTSRFGKISFSSKEVYNFSKGIYGFPQEKKYVFLKLKEFDPFLWLQSVEKPDLAILLIDPLIFLRDYKPEIPKKELEDIEILDLKKVKIYVTVTPSGKLEQSTLNLLAPIIINPAKKLGRQVVLKSSDYRIQHSIFESFKKNSKKL, from the coding sequence ATGGAGATTTTGACTTCGCGTTTTGGCAAAATCTCTTTCTCTTCAAAAGAGGTTTACAATTTCAGCAAAGGGATTTACGGTTTCCCTCAGGAAAAGAAGTACGTTTTTCTGAAGCTGAAAGAGTTCGATCCATTTTTATGGCTGCAATCTGTGGAGAAACCGGATTTAGCCATTCTTTTAATTGACCCTCTCATTTTTCTCAGGGATTATAAACCAGAGATACCGAAGAAGGAGCTTGAAGATATAGAGATTCTGGATTTGAAAAAAGTTAAAATCTACGTTACCGTAACTCCATCTGGCAAACTAGAACAATCTACACTTAACCTTTTAGCTCCTATTATAATCAATCCAGCGAAAAAATTAGGGAGGCAGGTAGTGCTAAAAAGTAGTGATTATAGAATCCAGCATTCCATCTTTGAGAGCTTTAAAAAAAATTCTAAAAAACTATAA